In one window of Episyrphus balteatus chromosome 3, idEpiBalt1.1, whole genome shotgun sequence DNA:
- the LOC129915439 gene encoding gustatory receptor for bitter taste 93a-like yields MLCYRLTKTNFWLKLYFKIIYFYSKLFGMVFFSVTPNGTIEYSMKWQISSIVYRVVTSLGFAYSSFNNMPLLITAVHKYSSTLLIFQIVYTTLFSLNLLIFQLKHSKDTFKLIQKYFQTCKKLTKLTKNSKLFGPEFYLVSFGRLFFNGCLLVIEMPRFFKFKKRFNFSIIIQIYLGYAMAFIWFIIIDALNIGYMMCSGMYRNIGNHIGYLVKSIRNTDFNSMTTYRQMQVLCDFSEELEKCSAIYSQISKITREFHEMFQILLLFVLYGNVFTIISGIHHNFMYYLTFGHITWGFAMMVFVEIVEITCLLLLTDLTAKRSRMALNFEWETLFSNIEVRWDRSVEQFLSKLKLENLKLEVYGMFELNNELCLSIFSIVFGYLTILIQFNMMGYFKE; encoded by the exons ATGTTGTGCTACAGGttaacaaaaactaatttctggctaaaattatattttaaaataatttatttttattcaaaactattCGGTATGGTATTCTTTTCTGTAACTCCAAATGGGACAATTGAATATTCAATGAAATGGCAAATTTCTTCAATAGTGTACAGAGTAGTAACATCCTTGGGATTCGCATACAGCTCCTTCAATAACATGCCATTGTTAATAACGGCAGTGCATAAATATAGTTCGACGTTATTAATCTTTCAAATAGTTTATACAACGTTattcagtttaaatttgttaatttttcaacttaaacACTCCAAGGATACTTTCAAGCTTATACAAAAATACTTTCAAACTTGTAAGAAGCTTACAAAATTGACAAAGAATTCAAAGTTATTTGGTCCAGAATTCTACCTAGTGAGCTTCGGTAGGCTTTTTTTTAACGGATGTTTGCTTGTTATAGAAATGCCgagattttttaagttcaaaaagcggtttaatttttcaattattattcAAATTTATCTTGGATATGCTATGGCGTTTATTTGGTTTATTATAATTGATGCCTTGAACATTGGATACATGATGTGTAGTGGAATGTATAGAAATATTGGCAATCACATTGGATATTTAGTAAAGAGCATTCGAAATACTGATTTCAATTCGATGACCACATATCGTCAGATGCAAGTTCTTTGTGATTTTTCAGAAGAACTTGAAAAGTGTTCTGCGATTTATTCCCAAATTTCTAAAATAACTCGAGAATTTCATGAAATGTttcaaattttacttttatttgttttatatggAAATGTTTTTACAATAATTAGCGGTATTCATCACAATTTTATGTATTATTTAACTTTTGGACATATTACTTGGGGATTCGCTATGATGGTTTTCGTAGAAATTGTAGAAATTACATGTCTTTTACTCTTGACCGATTTGACAGCAAAAAGATCTCGAATGGCTCTTAATTTCGAATGGGAAACTTTGTTTTCGAATATTGAAGTGCGATGGGATCGAAGT GTGGAACAATTTCTCAGTAAACTTAAACTGGAGAATTTGAAATTGGAAGTTTATGGAATGTTTGAACTTAATAATGAACTTTGTTTGAGTatattttcaattgtttttggaTATTTGACAATACTTATACAATTCAATATGATGGGTTATTTTAaggaataa